In the Anaerobaca lacustris genome, CTGTAGTCTTCATCGTAATACCACAGCCCCTCGACAAGCTTGCGCTGCGCCTCCTGCGGTCTTTGTCCCTCGTATCCCTCAGGAGATGCCCATACCCCGAAAGGATGCCACCCACTGAACATGGAGAGTGTCACCGTCCCGTCTTCGTTGACGATCACCTCGCGCGGCCGAAGGGCGCGGATTGGCCGCGGCAGAGATCGCCCAGAGAAGACTCCCACCTCATAGACGTGGGCCTCGCGCCCGCCCTTGGGCATCTGTGCCGAAAGCTCGCGGCAGGCTTTCAACAAGGCTTCGTGATCGGTCTCGCAGAAGATGCGCACCCGCTTGCCTTCGATGTGCCACTGCAAGAAGCGAAACAGCCATGACGTAGGGACCGGCAGGCAAAACGCCGCCACAACAATGCCCGCAAAGGCCACGGCAACTGCTGTTAGAACCACCGTATTGGACTTTCGCATTCTGCGATCTCTCCTATCCCGAAGCGTCTCATTGAACAACAAAAAGCCTGCCGGAGTCCCATCCCGCATTACCTATCTGTTTGCAGGAATCATCACCTGTGTGCCCAAGACCGCCGGCTGTCCATACGTTCAGACAGAAGAAGGAAAGCGATCGCGGAGGCCAGAATCCCCACCAGCATACAGAGAATCGGACCTGCACCGATCCATGTGAATCGGACAGAGGGACCGCCGGTCAGTACGACCAATACAGTCAGAAGCACCAGGTAAGCCACAGCCAACTGGAGAGGGATATGGCCTGAATGGCGCTTACGGCATAAGTGTGGTATGCCTACCAACAAGGCAATCGCATAGGACGCACAGGACAGGAACACCATGGTTTGTGTGAAGAAGACGATGGCGCCCGCGCCACAGTCGGCGCCGGGCGAGTGCTGCGATAGCCCCGCCCACACCAGGAGAGATGCCATGTATCCGAAAGGAGCCAGCGCAGGCGCTATCAGCAGTCCAATCGCCAATCCCATTACTTCGATCCGCTTCAGTGTGTGCATGCTTCCACCTCGCGTCCGCTCGTCCGCAATGCCCTGCCGCCCGAACACCAAAGGATACCATGCCCCACACCTGCTCCAATACAGACGTACCCCCGTTCTTCGGCCGGGGGCGAATTCGGTCGGCCGGTCCGAATGTGGCACATGCAGGGTGTGGGTTTGCCGCAGGCCGCGGGGTGCGGCGTTGGGGGGATTCGCCGGGTTATGAGGGCCTCTGCGGGCATACACCGTCCCTTCGCACTTCTGCGCACAGTCTACGGAAAACTTGCGTCCGGGTCAAGGGCGTTTCGAGTACGGGACACCCTGGGAGACGCTGGGGCGGCCGGAAGAGGCGGCATGGGCTGAGGTCCTTCCTGCCTGGTTTCCGCAAACCCTTGTGTTCCGCTGTCCGTAGGTGGTATATTCGCAAGGGGCAGGCCGCGTTCCTGCGCGGGAACGGGGGTGCATGTCAGGTCCTGCTCGCCGGTTGGATGCTGGGGTCGTACAGGGAGGTGTCCGATGCAAATCACCGAATTTCTCGACAAGTCAGGGGTGAAGTACGAGGTGTTGGAGCACCGGCCGGTCTTCAGCGCACAGCGGCTGGCCCAGATCGAGCACGAGCCGGGCCGGTTCGTCGCCAAGCCAGTGATCGTCAAGGCCGACGGGAGGTTCCTGATGTGCGTGCTGCCCGCCGACGCCAAGATCGACCTGGAGACCCTCAAAGGCCAGCTCGACGCCGAGTCGGTCGAGCTGGCCGACGAGGAGGACTTCGCCGAGCTGTTTCCCGACTGCGAGGTGGGGGCCGAGCCGCCATTCGGCAGTCTGTTCCATCTGGAGACGGTTATGGACAAGGCTCTGGAGAAGGACGACCACATCCTCTTCCGCGCCGGCAGCCACACCAAGGCCGTCCGGCTGAACATGGCCGACTACCGCAAGCTCGCCCACCCCCGCGTGCTCAACCTGCACCGGTAGTAGTCGCAGGGCTGTGCTTCGCACGGCCCTGCGAGGCTTGGACACTGGCAATTGTCGTGTGACGACAACCCTCTTTTCCTTGCATAGAGAGTGGGATCCGGGTACTATAGTGGCGGTTGGTAAACCTTGTATTCCCCAGCGTGGATGAGGAGACATATGGGTTTGGACGCGGGTATGACCATCCTCAAGATGCTTGAGACGCTACCCGAGCCCATCCAGGACCGGGTGGTGGAGCACCTGCGCGAGTACATCAAGGACCTGCGCGACGAGGCTTCCTGGAACGAGGCCTTCTCACGGACCGAAGGCAATCTTGCCGCTGCGGCCCGCCAGGCACGCAGGGAGGTTGCAGAGGGCAAGGCGACCCCTCTGGACCCCGAGATGCTGTGAACTCGGCGACCGTTCCATCGTTCTGGCGCGCCTACCACACTCTGGATGGCAAAGTCCGATCCGGTGCGAAGAAGGCGTACCGCCTATGGCGCGAGGATCCTTTCCATCCCTCACTCCGCTTCAAGTGCATCAATCGCGAAGAGAACG is a window encoding:
- a CDS encoding aminoacyl-tRNA deacylase encodes the protein MQITEFLDKSGVKYEVLEHRPVFSAQRLAQIEHEPGRFVAKPVIVKADGRFLMCVLPADAKIDLETLKGQLDAESVELADEEDFAELFPDCEVGAEPPFGSLFHLETVMDKALEKDDHILFRAGSHTKAVRLNMADYRKLAHPRVLNLHR